Proteins encoded within one genomic window of Sandaracinaceae bacterium:
- a CDS encoding host attachment protein — protein MSTLVTVAQRAKARFFRLEGRSEPLEEIQDLVHPAARLHEGDLVTDSPGREHERMGPQSRAMRPERSAKEHEAETFAKEVADALAKLRQEKGVHRVVLVAEPGFLGLLRQKLDPPTAKLVDGELDKELTDLDADALKERLRDIL, from the coding sequence ATGAGCACCCTGGTGACCGTGGCGCAGCGCGCCAAAGCCCGCTTCTTTCGGCTCGAGGGGCGATCGGAGCCGCTCGAGGAGATCCAGGATCTGGTGCACCCGGCCGCCCGGTTGCACGAAGGGGACCTGGTGACCGATTCGCCCGGGCGCGAGCACGAGCGCATGGGGCCTCAGAGCCGGGCCATGCGGCCGGAGCGCTCGGCCAAGGAGCACGAGGCCGAGACGTTCGCCAAGGAGGTCGCCGACGCGCTCGCCAAGCTCCGGCAGGAGAAGGGCGTGCACCGCGTGGTCCTCGTGGCCGAGCCGGGCTTCCTCGGGCTGCTGCGGCAGAAGCTCGATCCGCCCACCGCGAAGCTCGTGGACGGCGAGCTGGACAAGGAGCTGACCGATCTCGACGCCGACGCGCTGAAGGAGCGGCTCCGAGACATCTTGTAG
- a CDS encoding rhodanese-like domain-containing protein has product MASSAFALLLALPLLVCGQRPASLRPAIEARYPAVRWVDVPRLAGWMADGDLALIDARQPEEFAVSHLRGARRVDPDAPDLDALGVSRDARVVVYCSVGWRSGGVADRMREAGFTDVYNLEGGIFAWANAGRPVFDGARRARQVHPYDEVWGRMLRAPLRAPLE; this is encoded by the coding sequence GTGGCGTCCTCCGCGTTCGCGCTGCTGCTCGCGTTGCCCCTCCTCGTCTGCGGCCAGCGCCCGGCGAGCCTAAGGCCCGCCATCGAGGCGCGCTACCCCGCCGTCCGCTGGGTGGACGTGCCGCGCCTCGCGGGTTGGATGGCGGACGGGGACCTCGCGCTGATCGACGCGCGCCAGCCGGAGGAGTTCGCGGTGAGCCATCTCCGGGGTGCGCGCCGCGTGGATCCCGACGCCCCCGATCTCGACGCGCTCGGCGTCTCCCGCGACGCGAGGGTGGTGGTGTACTGCTCGGTCGGGTGGCGCAGCGGCGGCGTCGCCGACCGCATGCGCGAGGCTGGCTTCACCGACGTCTACAACCTCGAAGGCGGCATCTTCGCCTGGGCCAACGCGGGCCGCCCCGTCTTCGACGGCGCCCGTCGGGCGCGGCAGGTGCACCCGTACGACGAGGTCTGGGGCCGCATGCTGCGCGCCCCGCTCCGCGCCCCGCTCGAGTAG
- a CDS encoding type ISP restriction/modification enzyme, with protein MSVGPEDALEAVVAAAHARDAQLSKAERRRRGVVHTPPAVARFVAREVDAALRGLGLRGLGDERVALIDPACGPGIFLAACLAEAGEGAPGAALGLDVDARALGAAEALLGPSFGRRGWPLSLRHGDTLSGPPPPLEGRVPVVFGNPPWAGRSANRDAAYTEALLDDFRRDAEGAPLGERKIGVLSDDYVRFFRWAAEVARAHERGVVALVTNGSFLDGPVHRGMRAALLRWFERVDVIDLGGSALLAKGGARDGNVFGVRVGAAITLAVRGGERRAPRHAAVRGPVDAKLTALEAPLSYTSLRAAPPLYRLVPGPALDPEYEAWPTLPALMPFHREGVQTNRDAFCVDADRDRLLGRLRAFAKGEPGPWPGKVDVRSGHYDPAAAREAVGAALAAEPDGAFLRRVAYRPLDTRWIAPIGKLCHRPRPPLQAAMARSSLALLTVRKDRGQRPWAHAAASRHLVDNCFLSARSSCRTRAFPTHDPSGAPNLDAPALRAWTPSLPWEPEPLVLYALAVLASRRYRERYDGQLKADYPRLPPPPDEPTRARCVEAGAALAAAFDAGAGDGDTEVCVGHHRVLGADRLRSALDLCDAAAAHALRD; from the coding sequence GTGTCCGTGGGCCCCGAAGACGCGCTCGAGGCGGTGGTGGCCGCCGCGCACGCGCGCGACGCGCAGCTGTCGAAGGCGGAGAGGCGTCGGCGCGGCGTGGTGCACACGCCCCCCGCGGTGGCGCGCTTCGTCGCCCGCGAGGTGGACGCGGCGCTGCGCGGGCTCGGCCTCCGCGGCCTCGGCGACGAGCGCGTCGCCCTGATCGACCCCGCCTGCGGTCCGGGGATCTTCCTCGCCGCGTGTCTGGCGGAGGCGGGCGAGGGGGCGCCGGGCGCGGCCCTCGGGCTCGACGTGGACGCGCGCGCGCTCGGCGCGGCGGAGGCGCTGCTCGGGCCGTCCTTCGGGCGCCGAGGCTGGCCTCTGTCGCTCCGTCACGGCGACACGCTCTCGGGGCCGCCGCCGCCCCTCGAGGGCCGCGTGCCCGTCGTGTTCGGCAACCCGCCGTGGGCCGGCCGGAGCGCGAACCGGGACGCGGCCTACACCGAAGCCCTGCTCGACGACTTCCGCCGGGACGCCGAGGGCGCGCCGCTCGGGGAGCGCAAGATCGGGGTCCTCTCCGACGACTACGTGCGCTTCTTTCGCTGGGCGGCGGAGGTCGCGCGCGCACACGAGCGTGGCGTGGTGGCGCTGGTCACGAACGGCTCGTTCCTCGACGGGCCCGTGCATCGCGGCATGAGAGCCGCGCTCCTCCGCTGGTTCGAGCGCGTCGACGTGATCGACCTCGGCGGCTCGGCCCTCCTCGCGAAAGGAGGCGCGCGCGACGGCAACGTCTTCGGCGTGCGGGTGGGCGCGGCGATCACGCTCGCGGTGCGCGGCGGCGAGCGGCGGGCCCCGCGCCACGCGGCGGTCCGGGGCCCCGTCGACGCCAAGCTCACGGCCCTCGAGGCGCCGCTCTCGTACACCTCGCTCCGGGCTGCGCCTCCGCTCTACCGGCTGGTCCCGGGCCCCGCGCTCGATCCCGAATACGAGGCCTGGCCCACGCTGCCCGCGCTCATGCCCTTCCACCGCGAGGGGGTGCAGACCAACCGCGACGCGTTCTGTGTGGACGCCGATCGCGACAGGCTCCTCGGCCGGCTCCGCGCCTTCGCGAAGGGAGAGCCGGGCCCGTGGCCGGGCAAGGTCGACGTGCGCAGCGGCCACTATGATCCCGCCGCCGCGCGCGAGGCCGTCGGCGCCGCCCTCGCCGCGGAGCCCGACGGCGCCTTCCTGCGGCGCGTCGCCTACCGGCCGCTCGACACGCGCTGGATCGCGCCCATCGGCAAGCTCTGTCACCGGCCGCGGCCCCCGCTCCAGGCCGCGATGGCGCGCTCGAGCCTCGCGCTGCTCACGGTGCGCAAGGACCGCGGTCAGCGACCCTGGGCCCACGCCGCCGCGAGCCGGCACCTGGTCGACAACTGCTTCCTCAGCGCGCGGTCGAGCTGCCGCACCCGCGCCTTCCCCACCCACGATCCGAGCGGGGCCCCGAACCTCGACGCGCCCGCGCTCCGCGCCTGGACCCCGTCGCTCCCGTGGGAGCCCGAGCCGCTGGTCCTCTACGCCCTGGCCGTGCTCGCCTCGCGTCGCTACCGGGAGCGCTACGACGGTCAGCTCAAGGCCGACTACCCGCGCCTCCCGCCCCCGCCCGACGAGCCCACCCGCGCCCGCTGCGTCGAGGCGGGCGCCGCGCTGGCCGCGGCCTTCGACGCCGGGGCGGGCGACGGCGACACCGAGGTGTGCGTTGGGCATCACCGCGTCCTCGGCGCCGACCGCCTGCGGTCCGCGCTCGACCTCTGCGACGCGGCGGCGGCGCACGCGCTCCGCGATTGA
- a CDS encoding PhnD/SsuA/transferrin family substrate-binding protein, which yields MHSRSQSGTQLRSITFGCVPVRDDFDTRARLGDLTHAMSKLVGLPIRPHRAPSVTALTHAYRAGRVQMAWISPILAACDEAFGDATPLVRSVRQGVSRYHGVLFASRAGRVRRLDDLDGARVAWVEETSAAGYVFPRLGLTERGFEPATVFSEERCLGSHGAVVRDVRSGRADVGATFAVYREGDPSRELVRAGFSEDGSALDEFRVLLTTAAIPSDVVVAAPAVLATASGDLRGALEGLHEDPVAQNALSHVLGAERFARADPAELRTLRERLTVARVAAS from the coding sequence ATGCACTCCAGGTCTCAGTCCGGCACGCAGCTCCGCAGCATCACCTTCGGCTGCGTCCCCGTGCGCGATGACTTCGACACCCGGGCCCGTCTCGGCGATCTCACCCACGCCATGTCGAAGCTGGTAGGGCTGCCCATCCGGCCCCACCGCGCGCCTTCGGTCACGGCCCTGACCCACGCCTACCGGGCCGGCCGCGTGCAGATGGCCTGGATCTCGCCGATCCTCGCGGCCTGCGACGAGGCCTTCGGCGACGCGACGCCGCTCGTGCGCTCGGTCCGTCAAGGCGTCTCCCGCTATCACGGCGTGCTCTTCGCGAGCCGCGCGGGCCGCGTGCGGCGCCTCGACGACCTGGACGGAGCGCGCGTGGCCTGGGTCGAGGAGACCTCGGCCGCCGGTTACGTGTTCCCGCGCCTCGGCCTCACCGAGCGAGGCTTCGAGCCCGCAACGGTCTTCTCCGAGGAGCGCTGCCTCGGCTCTCACGGCGCCGTCGTGCGGGACGTGCGCAGCGGACGGGCCGACGTGGGGGCCACCTTCGCCGTCTACCGAGAGGGCGACCCCTCGCGCGAGCTGGTGCGGGCGGGCTTCTCCGAGGACGGGAGCGCGCTCGACGAGTTCCGCGTGCTGCTGACCACCGCGGCCATCCCCTCGGACGTGGTCGTCGCCGCGCCCGCCGTGCTCGCCACCGCGTCCGGAGATCTGCGCGGCGCGCTCGAGGGCCTGCACGAGGATCCGGTGGCGCAGAACGCGCTCAGCCACGTGCTCGGCGCCGAGCGCTTCGCCCGGGCGGATCCGGCCGAGCTGCGCACCTTGCGGGAGCGGCTGACCGTCGCGCGCGTCGCCGCGTCCTGA
- a CDS encoding serine/threonine-protein kinase: MAAGKKPRLTAKLRRAPTQYEPKARLAAGGMAEVWRGDAVFEDGGRHPVAIKRVLPELAAQPVYRSMFEDEARLGMMLMHENIVRVYDARHVGGTFIMIMELVDGTSLKDLLERAHSRQAAMPAATALYVTLELAKALQYAHTAKDPEGQALGIIHRDVSPHNLLLSRRGHVKLADFGLADASVHETQLGDGMLGGKLGYLAPEIIRQEPTTHQVDLFALGIVLWEMLCGRRLFVGDDDAGTVQAVARCEVPPARAYNKGVTDDVERFLRDVLASHTEERVLTAASAVARLEAILHDLDRDVGPRDVGLLVGLHLASQARAKAPEPPAALAELLAAELAMFAEAAAEDGAAPLGATPLDPDSFLSGS, from the coding sequence ATGGCCGCGGGAAAGAAACCTCGCCTGACGGCGAAGCTCCGCCGGGCGCCGACGCAGTACGAGCCCAAGGCGCGCCTGGCCGCCGGGGGGATGGCCGAGGTCTGGCGCGGGGACGCCGTCTTCGAGGACGGGGGGCGCCACCCCGTGGCCATCAAGCGCGTCCTGCCCGAGCTGGCCGCGCAGCCGGTGTACCGCTCGATGTTCGAGGACGAGGCGCGGCTCGGCATGATGCTCATGCACGAGAACATCGTGCGCGTCTACGACGCCCGGCACGTCGGCGGGACGTTCATCATGATCATGGAGCTGGTCGACGGGACCTCGCTCAAGGATCTGCTCGAGCGGGCCCACTCCCGGCAGGCGGCGATGCCCGCGGCGACCGCGCTCTACGTCACGCTCGAGCTCGCCAAGGCGCTGCAGTACGCGCACACGGCCAAGGACCCCGAGGGTCAGGCGCTCGGGATCATTCACCGCGACGTCTCCCCCCACAACCTGCTGCTCAGCCGGCGGGGCCACGTGAAGCTCGCGGACTTCGGGCTCGCCGACGCGAGCGTGCACGAGACGCAGCTCGGCGACGGCATGCTGGGCGGGAAGCTCGGCTACCTCGCGCCCGAGATCATCCGCCAGGAGCCCACCACGCATCAGGTGGACCTGTTCGCGCTCGGGATCGTGCTCTGGGAGATGCTCTGCGGCCGGCGGCTGTTCGTGGGCGACGACGACGCGGGCACCGTGCAGGCGGTGGCGCGGTGCGAGGTCCCGCCGGCCCGCGCCTACAACAAGGGCGTCACCGACGACGTCGAGCGCTTCCTGCGCGACGTGCTTGCGAGCCACACCGAGGAGCGTGTCTTGACCGCGGCGAGCGCGGTCGCGCGGCTCGAGGCCATCCTGCACGACCTCGACCGAGACGTCGGCCCGCGCGACGTCGGCCTGCTGGTCGGCCTGCACCTCGCGTCGCAGGCTCGCGCGAAGGCCCCCGAGCCGCCCGCCGCGCTCGCGGAGCTGCTCGCGGCGGAGCTGGCGATGTTCGCCGAGGCCGCGGCGGAGGACGGCGCCGCGCCCCTCGGCGCCACGCCGCTCGACCCCGACTCGTTTCTCAGCGGCAGCTGA
- a CDS encoding UPF0182 family protein, whose amino-acid sequence MSKSRRIALGIAASALILTLLATPAIARLWVDLRWFETLGHPDVLLTPLWARLLLGLASGAGFAALLYGNARLAVQLSAGDRRAPLFLGEGERAVALDLRQVSARLVLPFAGIVGVLAGLVGAGRWREWLLFANGASFGETDALFGRDVGFYVFTLPFLDALWAFLFWAAMLSLAVTLSLYVARGSIRTQARKLSGTRAARVHLSALGAFVFGVLAFGAWLSAAQLVLSQEGLVAGAGYTDVHARLPLIQAQMVVAGIAGVLVLVSATRRRLVLVWAAIALYLAVGVLGRGLYPTLVQTYVVEPNELERERPFIETEIEATRAAFGLAGMETRELSGELALSLSDVEANRETIDNIRLWDHSPLLDTFGQIQEIRTYYDFVSVDNDRYMIDGHLRQTMLSPRELSSESLPNRTWINEHFTFTHGYGVTLGPVNRADDEGLPVLFVQDIPPVSSIPRVAVTRPQIYFGELSNDYAFVGTANAEFDHPSAEANVYADYEGTAGVRLDSRLLRAALAIRTGEAKVLFSDDISDDSRVLLHRRVEERVATLAPFLALDGDPYLVVREDGTLSWIVDAYTTSDRYPYSRRATDRRLNYVRNSVKVVVDAYHGAVTLYVADDQDPILATWRAIFPSLFTDLAEMPDDLRRHLRYPIDVFHMQAQMLSTFHMDSPELLYNREDQWEIPSLQRGQRTEPMEPYYTVMRLPGEQDPEFILMLPFTPARKDNLAAWMVARNDGGQLGQLRVYEFPNDRLVYGPQQVLNRINQDAEISQQLSLWDQRGSQADLGTLLVIPIEESLIYVLPLYLRSEGGRIPQLKRVIVVHENRIAMEQTLDLAIAEVFGEPEPVTDTEAGDTADEAPPAVDAADGEDPRVRALRHFEAATEAQRRGDWATYGEEIERVEAALRSMQPASTDPPEPVQNPAP is encoded by the coding sequence ATGTCGAAATCACGACGTATCGCACTGGGCATCGCCGCCTCGGCGCTGATCCTCACCCTCCTCGCCACGCCGGCCATCGCCCGGCTCTGGGTGGATCTGCGGTGGTTCGAGACGCTGGGGCACCCGGACGTGCTGCTCACGCCGCTCTGGGCCCGCCTGCTGCTGGGCCTCGCGAGCGGCGCCGGCTTCGCGGCGCTGTTGTACGGCAACGCCCGCCTGGCCGTGCAGCTCTCGGCCGGCGACCGCCGCGCGCCGCTCTTCCTCGGCGAGGGCGAGCGCGCCGTGGCGCTTGATCTCCGGCAGGTGAGCGCCAGGCTCGTGCTCCCCTTCGCGGGGATCGTCGGCGTGCTCGCGGGTCTCGTCGGCGCCGGCCGCTGGCGGGAGTGGCTCCTCTTCGCCAACGGCGCGTCCTTCGGCGAGACCGACGCGCTCTTCGGCCGCGACGTCGGCTTCTACGTCTTCACCCTGCCCTTCCTGGACGCGCTCTGGGCTTTCCTATTCTGGGCCGCGATGCTCTCTCTCGCGGTCACGCTCTCCCTCTACGTGGCGCGGGGCAGCATCCGCACGCAGGCCCGCAAGCTGAGCGGCACCCGCGCCGCCCGCGTGCACCTCAGCGCGCTCGGCGCCTTCGTCTTCGGCGTGCTCGCGTTCGGCGCCTGGCTCTCGGCCGCGCAGCTCGTGCTCTCGCAGGAGGGCCTGGTGGCGGGGGCCGGCTACACCGACGTGCACGCGCGGCTGCCGCTGATCCAGGCCCAGATGGTCGTGGCCGGCATCGCGGGGGTCCTCGTGCTGGTGAGCGCGACGCGCCGCCGGCTGGTGCTGGTGTGGGCAGCCATCGCCCTCTACCTCGCGGTGGGCGTGCTCGGCCGCGGCCTCTACCCGACCCTCGTCCAGACCTACGTCGTCGAGCCCAACGAGCTCGAGCGAGAGCGCCCCTTCATCGAGACCGAGATCGAGGCGACCCGCGCCGCGTTCGGGCTCGCCGGCATGGAGACCCGCGAGCTGAGCGGCGAGCTGGCCCTGTCGCTCTCCGACGTGGAGGCGAACCGCGAGACGATCGACAACATTCGCCTCTGGGATCACAGCCCGCTGCTCGACACCTTCGGGCAGATCCAGGAGATCCGCACCTACTACGACTTCGTCAGCGTGGACAACGATCGGTACATGATCGATGGCCACCTCCGGCAGACCATGCTCTCGCCGCGCGAGCTGTCGAGCGAGAGCCTGCCGAACCGGACGTGGATCAACGAGCACTTCACGTTCACCCATGGGTACGGAGTCACGCTCGGCCCGGTCAACCGCGCCGACGACGAGGGCCTGCCCGTGCTCTTCGTGCAGGACATCCCGCCCGTCTCGTCGATCCCGCGCGTCGCGGTGACCCGGCCGCAGATCTACTTCGGCGAGCTGTCCAACGACTACGCGTTCGTGGGCACGGCGAACGCCGAGTTCGATCACCCGTCGGCCGAGGCCAACGTCTACGCCGACTACGAGGGGACGGCGGGCGTGCGCCTCGACTCGCGCCTGCTCCGCGCCGCGCTCGCCATCCGCACCGGCGAAGCCAAGGTCCTCTTCAGCGACGACATCTCCGACGACAGCCGCGTGCTCCTGCACCGCCGCGTCGAGGAGCGGGTCGCGACGCTCGCCCCGTTCCTCGCCCTCGACGGCGACCCCTACCTGGTCGTGCGCGAGGACGGCACGCTCAGCTGGATCGTCGACGCGTACACGACGAGCGATCGCTACCCCTACAGCCGCCGCGCCACCGACCGCCGCCTCAACTACGTGCGCAACAGCGTCAAGGTCGTGGTCGACGCATACCACGGCGCCGTCACGCTCTACGTGGCCGACGACCAGGACCCGATCCTCGCCACCTGGCGCGCCATCTTCCCGAGCCTCTTCACCGATCTGGCGGAGATGCCCGACGATCTGCGCCGCCACCTGCGCTACCCCATCGACGTCTTCCACATGCAGGCGCAGATGCTCTCGACCTTCCACATGGACAGCCCCGAGCTGCTCTACAACCGGGAGGACCAGTGGGAGATCCCGTCGCTCCAGCGCGGCCAGCGCACCGAGCCGATGGAGCCCTACTACACGGTCATGCGGCTGCCTGGCGAGCAGGACCCGGAGTTCATCCTGATGCTCCCCTTCACCCCCGCGCGGAAGGACAACCTCGCGGCGTGGATGGTCGCGCGCAACGACGGCGGCCAGCTCGGTCAGCTGCGCGTGTACGAGTTCCCGAACGACCGACTCGTGTACGGCCCGCAGCAGGTCCTCAACCGCATCAACCAGGACGCGGAGATCTCGCAGCAGCTCTCGCTCTGGGATCAGCGCGGCTCGCAGGCGGACCTCGGCACCTTGCTCGTCATCCCGATCGAGGAGTCGCTGATCTACGTGCTCCCGCTCTATCTGCGCTCCGAGGGGGGGCGCATCCCGCAGCTCAAGCGCGTCATCGTCGTGCACGAGAACCGGATCGCGATGGAGCAGACCCTCGACCTGGCCATCGCCGAGGTGTTCGGCGAGCCGGAGCCGGTGACGGATACGGAGGCGGGCGACACCGCGGACGAGGCCCCACCCGCCGTCGACGCGGCCGACGGGGAGGATCCGCGCGTGCGCGCCCTGCGACACTTCGAGGCGGCGACCGAGGCCCAGCGCCGCGGCGACTGGGCGACCTACGGAGAGGAGATCGAGCGGGTGGAAGCCGCCTTGCGCTCCATGCAGCCCGCCTCGACGGACCCGCCGGAACCGGTGCAGAATCCAGCGCCGTGA
- a CDS encoding IS3 family transposase, giving the protein DYIHFFYNLERRHSLLDYLSPVEFELKTQVAASAA; this is encoded by the coding sequence GCGATTACATCCATTTCTTCTACAATCTCGAGCGGCGCCACTCGCTGCTGGATTACCTCAGCCCTGTCGAGTTCGAACTGAAGACCCAGGTCGCCGCGTCGGCGGCATAG